The window TTTCCACACTCAACACTGTCATTTGAGTATGATCATACATTACTAAGAATGCTCGTAAATAGAAAACAATCAATGATacattaattgattaaaaatatatatacaaataaatttaattacaccAACGTTAGATCAAGGTGCAGATTAGCTGTGTCAAATTCTTACATAACACACGTTCGCAAACACTTcaagtgaatgaaaaaacttttaaccATACAATTTTCGCTAATTATGGTTTGCTTAATGAATACAAACTTATGTATACGATTTCAGTGATGCTTAAAAAAACCTGTCAACGCCATCATTTATACAGAGACAATGCGTTCTCGCTCAATATGTCCTGATGAATGTAACAATACATTAGAATTTCTGAATAGTAAAGATAAAACATTAAAGGACTACATctgttattcaaaattattttctaaatatAGGTAATTAACTACCTAATTAATAACTACGATATCATGTAACTTGAGAGAGGATAACCGTGAAATTTAGAAATTAGGATAACCTGAAACGGTAGTTACTTTTGATAGTGATAGGATCCGAATCTTCTTAAATTCacaattaataaacaaaatattctATTATTACGGTTGTGGAATGTTGAATTCTTGCGCGGATGTTTCAATAACTCGTGCTAATTCGCGTGCTCAATATCTTAAGATTTCGTAAAACTAATTTCTGTTTTTACTAGCATTTACCAGCAAATCGTATTACAGCTCTTTATTATACAAAAGCTTGTAACATAGTACGATACTtgcttcatattttttttatcctagAAATGACCATAAGTATTGTACGATTTGTGTCATTTCATCATTAATTCTAATTCTTCCACCGGGTTAAGTGTGACTagatttatttggaaaaagtaaaaaactaTTCGAAATCACTACTAActgcaataaataataacgtaCTTTACTgtggtaatttattttttaattttcgtaaatGAACTCATCCTGCAAACGCTGCAAACTGACCAATATCACACTTATGCTTATCATCTTATTTGAGCAGATTATTGATTTGTTGAAGCCAATACAAGAACGTTGAGACATGCTTTTACTGGTCATTGTCAAGGGCAACAAGTATATTACTAACAATTAGCTGTCTGCTATTACTATACTATAAATTGAGTATGACTAAATTGGTGACGAGATTTCAAAGACTTATCACGTAATAATCCattcatgtgaaaaaaattcaatagtTGAAGCTGCTGGTGTCATCTTTTTTCTTGAGACACGCTAGCAGTCGTAATAAAAGTCATGCCAACTGTCAGTGAATTTTAAATCGATGATGTCGCTTCTTCTTATGGTTACATCGCCTGTAGCCTTGTCTATATTGCGGACACATCTTTAAATCAAAGTAGTAGTTCCCAATGAACAGTATCATGCGTGTTATCAAGATGAAATTCACTCGAAATAACtcctaaaaattaaaacatttttcaccatttgttttccattttatttatatataatatttacccATTTAACTTAATAACTCATTTATTCTCTTGTAAATACAAACCTGAAAACTGGAGGGCATGGGAGCTCTCCATACCTGACTGGAAGTCTGTCAGCAGTCACTGGAAAGACTAGCACTGGACATGTCCTGACACATTCGAGCCTCACTCTTTTCATCCGCCAATGCCTCTATAATATCCAGTAAAAGTTCTCGACTCAACTGCTTCAATTTTGGCAATCGTGCCACCTACAAATTAGGTACACCATTTATGTGATGCTAAAATATCGCTTCCACAGTTAATGGAAACCAAAAATGGTAAATATTTTGTGGTCAAAAATTGGATTAGAACTGAtggattatttttctaaattttaacgagtacTTGGAAAACGATCCCAATCAACATTTTTCCTCAACTCAATTGTTCAACAGTATTCCAcctacataaaaaaaaagcaattcaTTTATAATAAGGTCTCATTGATTTAGGTGAAGCACGAGTGCACgtatgtatgaatttttttccacagagTGTAAAAAAGTTAAGTATCACAACAAAGTTTGACATTCAGGAATCAAGGTGACTCAATTTACATAAGTATGCTCCACATATTATGCATTAAACTTTTCTTTTAAGAAATGTTGTTCTATACCTTGCTAAAATGATGGACGATCAGATTGAGagcatattttttcatgtcaATAGCCTGCATTCTATCCGCAGCTTCAAGAATTTGTATAACGTTTTCAAACGTAACATTCATTTCAAGATTTTGCTTGCAAAAGGCTTGCAGGCGATTATTTGTAAAGCCGTAAAATACTGGTGCAGTGAATAAGTATAGGGAGTCCTCAGGAGGCATTAAGACATCTGCGTAATAAATATACCTGAGCAGGGAATCGAATGATTCTTTTGAAGGAATCATCTCTCCGATTTGGATCTGAAAATGGTATTTGTCACAAGTAAAGTACTACAATCAATAATCAGAGTGCCTAGTAATATACTTACGTTCACTATGTTGTCTTCAGGCATAAAAGATCGGAACATGCCTTCGAAATAACTGCATCTAGCGGCAAGGATAGCCTTGTGTGCTGGTATGGGTGTCCCATGCAACATCAGCATAATATCACAAAATTCGGTGCTCGCACTCTTTAAAAAGACCTCCATATCCTGCTCTAGAGTTGTTCCCAACACATGAATGTGTGCAAATTctattcaagaaaaataaaactatcaccatacaaaatgtaaaagTATCAAACAATAAGTAATGAATCTATCCTCTAAATAAGACACactttgttattgttattgtctTTACTCCAAAGTATCCGTTAAACGATTCCTTCTAACACCAAAATTTGGCAATATTAAATAAAGTACCtgtcgattcgtatgactttAGAAAGTTTTTAGCTTGCGGCATTTGCCTTCTTCTTATGATTTCTACCATTAAGGGTTGATCCAATGTTTCAAATTCCTGGCTCATCACTATTTGATTGTAGTTACTGTCCTTGACAACAAAACTCAAGCAGAATTCTTTAATAAAATACAACTTTAAAAGTGCTGCATTATGAAGTGCTTCAAGAACGTTTGCATGACTGATAGTAGCTTCAAGATATTGAACACAAAGTTGTTCTAATCTTTTCATGTGAAATTGAACAGCTAGTCGATAAACGTCCATCATTAGAAGTACGATTCTGTTGCTCAACGgatcttctatttttttcgtaGGATCTATTCGATCAGTGTATATGTAGTTCAACACCATTTCAAAGGCTTCCGGCACAGCATCCTTCAATTTGACTTCTAGCAACGGTAAATCTTTGAGCGGTAGATCGGTAATgcctaaaattttttcaagatgCTTTTCTCTCTGATCTTGGGCTTGTTTAATTCTAGCTCTTAACCACTGAGATCGTGCGGCTACCATAGCAATATGTGCTGGTATTTTCTCTTCGCTTTCTCCAACAATAAACTGGACGTCGCAGAACTGTTGACTGCTGAGCAATCTTCCAAAATCATCGTGCAGAGTACATTTAGgataagaagaaaattgaaacctGTACATCTCACCAGATCTCACATTGTTGTCTACAGTGCCTCCAAATATAAACATAGCTTCCCCAATTACTGCTGCAGCATGAAATAATCGTCCAGATGGTACTTGGCTGTCTGCCGATGATAAAATTACACTCCATGTCTGTGTATCCAGGTCGTAACAATGCAAATCATTGGGTAGGGTTGAATCTGCCGTTCCACCAAAGACATAAAGATGCCTGTCAAAACTGACCATTGTGTGACCATAACGGCGAGCTGGAGGAGGTGGAGCACCTCTCAATATATGCTCTGTGGATATTCGAGTCCACCTATTGAACATAATTCATGTCACGCATTATGTCAAAAAATCCGAGTGCTTCTTAATTACAAAAGTCTTGTAATGAAAGTCTGCATTTTTGCATAATGAATCTGGATatttgtttgactaaaaaactTTATTGATGTTGGTATGCCAATTTCACCGACCTTTTGTCTTTGAAGTGGAACTGAAACAAGCTGTTTGTAATTTTGGCTCCACTCTGACCACTGAAAACGAACATAGATTCACGAGCAACAGCTACAGGGAAATTGCAACACGTTGGTGGACAATCTCCAGATTGCGCAACTTCTTCCCAAACTCTCATATCTCCTGGCTATAAACCACAATGCTTTTATTTAATGAACTCTTacttttacataaaaaaatttactatctattaattgtaatttagTGTGAATATAATTGACTTACAAGCAGCGATATGGTCCACATATCATTTAATCTAGCATTCCCATCGTACCCAGCGAATATCCAAAGTTTATTATCATACACTGCAGCACCATGGGCTGATCTGGGTACAGGTGTTCTACAGATTTGAAAGAGATACTATGAAAATAAGTATTATACATAGTTCGTAGTTTAGCAATAATATTCCAATGCCAGGTgcagacatatatatatttattagaCATGAACAGTCTTGCTCTGGCCAATTACTTCATATCACAACTAGATGCTTGGACATAAACTTTCTGCTCTTCGAATACTCTGCAATTTGTTTATGATTTCAATAGATTCAAATAATGAGAGGAGCAGGTACCATAATTATTATGGAAAGCtccatatttttatcatcgttGTAGGAATGTTGATAAAGGTCACAATCAACTTACTTTCCAATAAACCGCCACTCAATCCATTGACCAGTCTTGAATTTATACtcaaataaatcattcttGTTGGTTAAATTAGAATTTGAATGAATGTCTCCAGTGTATCCACCAAAAACGAACATAGAAACGTCATAAACTACGGCTGAGTGGTGATATCTTGGTGCTGGCGGAATCCCAGTGGAGAACGCCCTACCCCAAGATTTTTCTTTAACGTCAAACCGTAGCAAATcattcaacattttctttcCGTTATCTCCTCCAAATACGTAAATAGCATCTTTATATGCTACTACCGTGTGCTTACTTCGTCtgtgtagaaaaaataatagagaTGGATGTTGACTTATTTACCATTATAAGGGgatattttattatgttaTCTGATGAAGATATACTAATTTTGTAAATGACTTTCATAAAGTAACGAAACACCTGTTTCTGGCAAACTTTTAGCACAATACTTGGACAGTTGACATCAATATAAGAAGCTGCACAAATGAGTGACTGATACTCTTCTACAGAGGATCTCATTTAACTTTATTCAGAATCTTAAtatattgaaacaaattttttgtagGTGTATCTGCTCCTTCAAATGTCATGAAGTATAGCATGTGTGAATTGAAACATTATCTCTAATGCATCAGTAAGTGGTTCAATTGCTGGATTAAAATAGGAAAGCAAACGGTGAAGAGCGATGTTATAACTTGACATAAATTGACATAACCTATAATGCATGAAATGgattgacgaaaatttatcGCACCTGGCTCCAACAAATTCATCACATTCTGGCATTTGTTGCCAACGGTGAACCGTTTCGAAAGGCCCAAAATCCAGGGTGAGACACTCGGCTGTCGCTGTGTTGTCCATTTCGGTTATGTCGGTAAAATTTCACCCGATTCTAAAGGAGCTTCACAACCTCAAATTATTTGCATTTCCATTTACGTTAATTGTCCGTTCAATAGTTGCATAACAAAATAAGTACTCACTTATCTTGATATCCGATGAAAGCAGCGTTATATTGTGATTTTGCGAAACGTTACTCTACATCATTATTATGCGTTTGTCACATTTGTATGTCGAGTGTCAAAATCAGGTGGATGACCCTCTGTAGCCAATCagaaattcgtattttttcaaccgcgAAATTCTGGCCATTCGGGGTTCTTGTTTATCAAATcgatatttcattcgtttcgaGCTTGCGTGTGATAGACAGAAGTGCGTGGGTTTCATTCATAATATTTCTATCCTCTCCCATTGGCAGGCGTTATTTTCTGCTATCACGATTTCTTTCAGTGCACACTGTCAGTAAGATAATATCCTATATATCATCTTAACTGTCAGTGATGAGATTATTGTAGTTATATTTGACAAATCAAAATCGAAATAGCCTCAGACCTATCTAAGTTTAGTCAATTCGGTAtcccttaattttttatcattactCTTGTGAATATTGGaagaatttgaattgaaaattatttggcaatgtttcattgaaattcaacgtttCAAGTACTTTTATATCATGATTAGAAAATCGCGCAATTAGACCAGCTCTAATTGTTACACACCTAGAATCTTTCAATAAAAACATTATCTCAATATTATGTTCATGTgcacaattatatttttattcatgacATCTTTGTAATAACATAAagcgtataataaaaaatatgtatacctatatatgcaTTCACTAAAAAGTTATCTAtgatattttgtttcaattcagTCGTAGAGGTAATTAAATGATCAGAGATTTTAGTTGTAGACATGTTGAATTGATGaattaagagaaaaaagcTGGCAGGGAAAGTTCAAACTGCGGAACAAAATCCAACTGTCAGAAGTAATTACTTGTTTTTATCAGAGTCATTGAAACTCTTAAAATATTACGAGATACCAACAAAATTATAACATTCTCTTAATAGGCTCAGTAACaccaaaaatagtaaatttCTTTGTGAAATTATACTGATCATTGGCACAACTAAATgtataacaattcaattttgtatcaaaACTATATCAAATGTACAAGTTGTCTGTTGGGtacaaaaaagtatattttacaTTGTTATGAAGCCAAATTTAAATCAATCAAGGACCATTTGCTAGTTTCATCACCTCAGAAAAAGTAGAAACATGcttaaaaagaattaaaataaaatttttcagggaTGATTATTGACAATGTCATTAATATTCACATTGATAGTATTACACTATTTACCAGAAATATTCCGGAAGTAAGTGACTAcattataaatgaatatacacAGGTATATAGTCAACTGAATACTATACAGGCTAATTATTAACATAAATTATCTACTAACGTTAACTTTATGTGAATACTAGACAATATATGTTactaaaatattaataagGCAGGCAGAGCCGACGTATTTGTATAACATCTAAGTCATTACTATATTTTAGTCCACCCATTTCAGAGTGAGATATTTTACTTGATCAAAGATAAATAAGGATAAACGAAGCACGGCTATTCATTAGTTTGTACAATTTAAATACAACAGGCAGTTATGTAGCTATTGAGTTagaatttaaataacaaacgtttgatttttaatcttcAACGGGATCGCTTAAATAATAGTTAGTTATTCATCAAATCTGTGATAAGATAGTTGTAACTATTTATccaaattcttcaatttttttaaacactatGATGATTTACATTAACGTTTACTATCTTTTACCTCCCATCCGAACTTCTAGGCTTGTGCAGTTCTCGCCATAACTTTATAACtgtatatatttcaatttgtaatAAGAATTTTAACATAGCCCAAGTCTGTAATAGCCCAAGCCACTTAGGATAATCGTaactgaataataaatatgtttaaataacTTTAGTTCATCACACTACGATCGGAATTGGATTTTATTCCCGCACTGTgctcattttttaattaatcaaaacCAGTTGTCGTTGGACGCTAAGcgccttgaaattttttatcaaaggACAGTTTTGTTTGCTCCTGTATGGTGATACGATTTTAAACTAGCATTCTTATTTCTACACAATTGGCATAGTATTTTGAAAGaaacattatttattcaactttttcaacTGCCTCCACAGGATTTTCGTATAACGCATATGATAGTTCAATCGGCTATAATTATAGTGGTGTTTcacatttttgcaattttatataaatagtatgtcatttttttattattcatcgaACTGGGGTATTTATTATGCTATACCCATTGATAATTTCTATTCGAATAActatttgttttctctttcatttacTACTTATTTGCAATCCAGTGCAGTTCATCAGCTCTATTTTGTACTTTGCAAAAATATGTAGTAAGGACCATTGTTTTACATAGAATTTCGATTGCgagagatttaaaaaatgtagaagTTTCTCGAGATGATGAAAAGAAATGTGAATATCACTAAGTATCGTTTAAAAATCCTTATTGTAGATATATAGAAGAgctaaatttattcattaatatttattaagaATGTGAGAATCATTGCATTGAAAAGGTTAGTTAAATACTACAATCATAAATCACTGAATGATACTAATTGtctgtttcgaaaaataacctttacaaaaataatatctttAACGGTACCAAACcaataaatatacattaaaACTGATTAAATGAGTGTAAAATaggtaataatattaagaGTCAATCTGATCAGTTTCTCTTTGCAATACATTTATACGCGGATAAACGATGTTCGAGGGAAATATTCTTGGAAACGAACAGgtttaaattaaaaagaaGAGTTAATTCTTTGGTAAAAATGTTTGACGTGAAATGGCATCTGACGATTTCAGATTCACGTTATTgagaaaagtttgttttttatgaTATTGAGGAGGAGATTTGAACGTAGGCATAAAGTTAAAATCACCGTTGTTATATGCACttgtaattgttttatttcagaGTTCGTtggatataaaattttatttgtcatcaaacttttttaccgaaggagtaatttttttaatcacataTTTGACAGATACAATTTCATATTCAAGAATTTCGCGTTCGAACATCACTCAAAAGCGCGTAATGTATATTGTTAAACGCAACGGGTATCGTTGGCTCTTGAAGGAAGTTTTTCCACCATATGCAGGAGGTCCCTAATATTGCAGTACACAGCGATAATCTGTGCCTGCCATTCTCATGTGATGTTTACCATCAcattaaatttgtaaatttctaGCAATTTTACagagttgaataaatttttcatttattgattACATGGGCAATTACCAAGATATTAGTTAGTACAAAACCAGTGTTAGATTTATCGTAATCTCAGTCTCTGTAAacatttttacataatttagGGGCACTTGCATTATTGTAACTAGCAACTCGAGGGACTGCAAATATGTGCACtggttaaaaattatttta is drawn from Neodiprion fabricii isolate iyNeoFabr1 chromosome 3, iyNeoFabr1.1, whole genome shotgun sequence and contains these coding sequences:
- the LOC124177501 gene encoding leucine-zipper-like transcriptional regulator 1 isoform X1; amino-acid sequence: MDNTATAECLTLDFGPFETVHRWQQMPECDEFVGARRSKHTVVAYKDAIYVFGGDNGKKMLNDLLRFDVKEKSWGRAFSTGIPPAPRYHHSAVVYDVSMFVFGGYTGDIHSNSNLTNKNDLFEYKFKTGQWIEWRFIGKTPVPRSAHGAAVYDNKLWIFAGYDGNARLNDMWTISLLPGDMRVWEEVAQSGDCPPTCCNFPVAVARESMFVFSGQSGAKITNSLFQFHFKDKRWTRISTEHILRGAPPPPARRYGHTMVSFDRHLYVFGGTADSTLPNDLHCYDLDTQTWSVILSSADSQVPSGRLFHAAAVIGEAMFIFGGTVDNNVRSGEMYRFQFSSYPKCTLHDDFGRLLSSQQFCDVQFIVGESEEKIPAHIAMVAARSQWLRARIKQAQDQREKHLEKILGITDLPLKDLPLLEVKLKDAVPEAFEMVLNYIYTDRIDPTKKIEDPLSNRIVLLMMDVYRLAVQFHMKRLEQLCVQYLEATISHANVLEALHNAALLKLYFIKEFCLSFVVKDSNYNQIVMSQEFETLDQPLMVEIIRRRQMPQAKNFLKSYESTEFAHIHVLGTTLEQDMEVFLKSASTEFCDIMLMLHGTPIPAHKAILAARCSYFEGMFRSFMPEDNIVNIQIGEMIPSKESFDSLLRYIYYADVLMPPEDSLYLFTAPVFYGFTNNRLQAFCKQNLEMNVTFENVIQILEAADRMQAIDMKKYALNLIVHHFSKVARLPKLKQLSRELLLDIIEALADEKSEARMCQDMSSASLSSDC
- the LOC124177501 gene encoding leucine-zipper-like transcriptional regulator 1 isoform X2, with amino-acid sequence MDNTATAECLTLDFGPFETVHRWQQMPECDEFVGARRSKHTVVAYKDAIYVFGGDNGKKMLNDLLRFDVKEKSWGRAFSTGIPPAPRYHHSAVVYDVSMFVFGGYTGDIHSNSNLTNKNDLFEYKFKTGQWIEWRFIGKTPVPRSAHGAAVYDNKLWIFAGYDGNARLNDMWTISLLPGDMRVWEEVAQSGDCPPTCCNFPVAVARESMFVFSGQSGAKITNSLFQFHFKDKRWTRISTEHILRGAPPPPARRYGHTMVSFDRHLYVFGGTADSTLPNDLHCYDLDTQTWSVILSSADSQVPSGRLFHAAAVIGEAMFIFGGTVDNNVRSGEMYRFQFSSYPKCTLHDDFGRLLSSQQFCDVQFIVGESEEKIPAHIAMVAARSQWLRARIKQAQDQREKHLEKILGITDLPLKDLPLLEVKLKDAVPEAFEMVLNYIYTDRIDPTKKIEDPLSNRIVLLMMDVYRLAVQFHMKRLEQLCVQYLEATISHANVLEALHNAALLKLYFIKEFCLSFVVKDSNYNQIVMSQEFETLDQPLMVEIIRRRQMPQAKNFLKSYESTEFAHIHVLGTTLEQDMEVFLKSASTEFCDIMLMLHGTPIPAHKAILAARCSYFEGMFRSFMPEDNIVNIQIGEMIPSKESFDSLLRWHDCQN